A genomic region of Branchiostoma lanceolatum isolate klBraLanc5 chromosome 4, klBraLanc5.hap2, whole genome shotgun sequence contains the following coding sequences:
- the LOC136432587 gene encoding arylsulfatase A-like, whose translation MAATGNKGNLSPVHSKLVLLVWFIVIHLTGSQMQKKPNIVVLFADDLGYGDLPMYGHPTSSAPHLEGMAREGMLFTQFYSSSPVCSPSRAALLTGRYQVRSGVWPGVFWADSTGGLPLNETTIAEVLKTQGYDTAIIGKWHLGVGVNQTYLPTNHGFDYYYGVPYSHDMCPCPVCFWPKVPCGLNDNCDSQWTGCPVYENDRIVEQPADLLTLSSQYVKQASKFIQNSADKGNPFFLYMAFQHTHHPQFAGVEFTNTSARGKFGDALLELDWAVGEVLSTLQQAMVQGNTLVFFTSDNGPSLRNEQRGGNAGLLKCGKGTTYEGGQRVPAIARWPGVIPPLSRTTELASTLDLFPTLAKLAGVSVPSGVTLDGVDMMPILQNKNSSRDMFFYYPTSPDPKYGLYAVRYKQYKAHYYTQGQVNSNPNNHDLDCRPSAQRTRHDPPLLFNLNNDPSEQFNLGNMSEYQQLLKTIDSKKVEFEKNVVWGESQIAGHSSPDAEPCYNKGCSPFPECCHTPQWWRP comes from the exons ATGGCTGCCACAGGAAATAAAGGAAACCTTTCTCCCGTTCACAGCAAACTGGTGCTGCTTGTTTGGTTCATAGTCATACATCTTACAGGAAGTCAGATGCAGAAGAAGCCAAATATCGTCGTGCTCTTTGCAGATGATCTGGG GTATGGAGACCTACCCATGTACGGCCACCCAACCTCCTCAGCACCGCACCTGGAGGGGATGGCACGGGAGGGGATGTTattcacacagttctacagcagCTCACCTGTCTGTAGTCCGTCCAG AGCAGCCCTTTTAACTGGAAGGTACCAGGTTCGATCAGGGGTGTGGCCCGGTGTGTTTTGGGCTGACTCTACTGGTGGTCTGCCTCTGAATGAAACAACCATCGCAGAAGTACTGAAGACCCAGGGATACGACACGGCTATCATTG GTAAATGGCACCTGGGTGTTGGTGTGAACCAGACCTACCTCCCAACCAACCACGGGTTTGACTACTACTACGGCGTTCCCTACTCCCACGACATGTGTCCGTGCCCCGTCTGCTTCTGGCCAAAGGTCCCATGTGGTCTGAACGACAATTGCGACTCACAGTGGACAGGCTGTCCAGTCTATGAGAATGACCGGATCGTGGAGCAGCCCGCTGACTTACTGACCCTGTCGTCACAATACGTAAAACAGGCCAGCAAGTTTATACAGAACAGTGCTGACAAGGGGAACCCATTCTTTCTGTACATGGCCTTCCAGCACACCCACCATCCTCAGTTTGCTGGGGTGGAGTTTACCAACACTTCAGCAAG AGGTAAGTTTGGAGATGCCCTGTTGGAGCTGGACTGGGCTGTAGGAGAAGTACTGAGTACTCTACAACAGGCTATGGTGCAGGGTAACACACTAGTGTTCTTCACATCTGACAATGG TCCGAGCTTGAGGAACGAACAGCGAGGAGGCAATGCAGGTCTCCTGAAGTGCGGGAAAGGCACCACATATGAGGGGGGGCAGCGCGTCCCTGCCATCGCCCGCTGGCCAGGAGTTATACCTCCACTCAGCAGGACAACAGAGCTAGCCAGCACACTGGACCTGTTTCCTACCTTAGCCAAGCTAGCTGGGGTATCAGTTCCCAGTGGGGTCACTCTGGATGGAGTGGACATGATGCCCATCCTGCAGAATAAAAAT AGTTCCAGGGACATGTTTTTCTACTACCCCACCTCTCCAGACCCTAAGTATGGTTTGTACGCAGTGCGGTACAAGCAGTACAAGGCACACTACTACACCCAAGGTCAGGTCAACTCCAATCCAAACAACCACGACCTGGACTGTCGGCCGTCCGCACAGCGGACCAGACACGACCCCCCGCTTCTCTTCAACCTCAACAACGACCCTTCAGAACAGTTCAACTTGGGGAACATGTCAGAATACCAGCAGCTACTGAAAACTATCGACTCTAAGAAAGTGGAATTTGAGAAGAATGTGGTGTGGGGGGAGAGTCAAATTGCTGGCCATTCGAGCCCAGATGCTGAGCCGTGTTACAACAAAGGCTGCTCTCCCTTCCCAGAATGTTGTCACACTCCACAGTGGTGGCGGCCTTGA